GCCGGGGCTATCGCTCGCGCGCCGCGTTCAAGTTGATCGAATTGGACGACCGGTTTAAATTTCTAAAACCGGGAAGCCGCGTCCTCGACCTGGGCGCGGCCCCGGGCGGTTGGACCCAGGTTGCGATCGAAAGGATCAAACCCTCCCCGTCCGGATACGGCGGCGGCAAGGTCGTCGCCATCGACATTCAGGAAATGGACCCGCTGCCCGGGGCCGACTGCCTGCATATGGATTTTATGGACGACGACGCCCCGGAACGCCTGAAAACCGCCCTCGGTGGGGCCGCCGACGTCGTTATGAGCGACATGGCCGCCCCCGCCACCGGCCATCCCGGGACCGATCACCTGCGCATCATGGCGCTGTGCGAGACCGCCCTCGATTTCGCCCTGCAGGTGCTCGCCCCGGAGGGAGTTTTCCTGGCCAAGGTATTCCAGGGGGGAAGCGAGCAAACGCTGCTCGCCCAATTGAAGAAAGACTTTAAAACCGTCAAGCACGCCAAGCCCCCGGCGAGCCGTTCGGGCTCGGCGGAGATGTACGTGATCGCCCTGGGCTTTCGCGGGATAGCTCCGGAAAAATAGCCCCCCCGCGTTTGGATCGGCCTTATTTCGATGGCGCGGCGGTTTTCGATGGCGCGGCGGCTTGCGCGGGCGCGGCGATTTTCGGCGGCGTGACGGGGTCGCCGTGCTTGATCCAATCGGCGATGCCATGCTCGACGTTATAAATCTTGGTGTACCCCAGCTGCGTGCTCAGGGC
This genomic window from Varunaivibrio sulfuroxidans contains:
- a CDS encoding RlmE family RNA methyltransferase — its product is MSKKPSQGRKSAGGSAAQSGGAGRDITHRVKSAKGRKTSSTRWLQRQLNDPYVHEAKRRGYRSRAAFKLIELDDRFKFLKPGSRVLDLGAAPGGWTQVAIERIKPSPSGYGGGKVVAIDIQEMDPLPGADCLHMDFMDDDAPERLKTALGGAADVVMSDMAAPATGHPGTDHLRIMALCETALDFALQVLAPEGVFLAKVFQGGSEQTLLAQLKKDFKTVKHAKPPASRSGSAEMYVIALGFRGIAPEK